In one Kitasatospora cineracea genomic region, the following are encoded:
- a CDS encoding polymorphic toxin-type HINT domain-containing protein yields MRSRIRRREWHSALGRIALVLSTALVAQVGISTTVAAARPAGHAPDAQLGRVVKTTSQKPKSVPRDKPLSSRTLATPKWPAASEGSLSLTGGDKQIAGGSPVWGRTVPDAKGGPAGPASLGVKVLDHKAAQAAGIDGVIAQLAPGDRTKGRTQVGLDYSSFAEAYGGDYASRLHLVTLPACALTTPEVPDCRVQTPVPTTNDVEHRTLSATLELNSGVQDADQVPQAKGSGGAGIQQASFTAAAPAGVQSAGATVLAATAGTSSGNGGGAGGQYGATSLSPSGSWASGSASGSFNYSYPISTPPAVSGLVPSLNLSYDSGSVDGKTASSQAQSSWIGDGWAMADSFIEQTFVSCSDSPEGIAQPAAKSTGDMCYNGPLLSVSFNGSSSSLIWDAASSTWKPSDASGLVVSHVTGSNNGSGTFNTDYWTLTDRSGTVYSFGRNQLPGWSSGKAVTNSVDSEPVYSANPGDPCYNATFANAVCTTAYRWHLDYVKDLHGNAMSYWYKQDTNYYGRNNGATMTPYVRDSHLDRIDYGFTDGNAYGTVADRVSFTTGDRCVTGTCRPLNAANAANWPDVPFDLVCAQGATCTTTSPGFFSTVRLTGIATSQWNGSAYAPVDTWALAQSIPTTGTYNTSTLWLDSITHTGKDTSAGGPEVPLPPVTFHGAMMANRVDYTTGNGSGLGPLNRYRIDRITTETGSAIGVEYTLPDACTPAGIQGLDPATNTSSCYPVNWTPKFMTDPYTDWFNKYVVKSVSQSDPSGGSAGLYTAYTYKGGGAWHHDDNEVVKAKYRTWGQWRGYGDVQTRTGQGADPLTLSESWFYRGMDGDWLSPTSTRTVNLADSQGGTHRDSDQLSGNALESTAYTYDGGPVDHSSINSYWVSAPTASRTRTGLPPLTANATGKVETWARQAITSTSPTTWRTTETDTSYDTDPASPTFGLELYTYSHGDLALAGTANSQETCARTAYAPANTALNLSGLVAESETDAKPCAGANPGGASAPTDAQLNKLTAPTGLNRATDVVSADRTFYDNPTMAATWPQPAAPTWPQAAPTKGDVSVTQAATGYSGGAFTYQTKSATVMDAYGRPTASYDPLGHKTSTEYTTTPYLTTTGAKATNALGQTTSTTLAPARALTLTVTDPNGIVTSVKSDGMGRTTGVWRNSRTTDQPANQKYSYSFPATGTTAPVVVTTQVMNEESGYSQATTLLDAMLRVRQVQGQAVTTANGRIVSDTFYDSHGWAYKTYSNYRDTTANPGPDLVSPVGGDANIDQQTLTSFDGLGRPSVVKTLQQQQVRSTTYSQYLGDRAVVVPPTGGTATATVTDGLGRAVELDQYATAPTVSTAVTGGFTTATATGGTTTATHYSYDTLGRPLRTTDAQGAVWSTGYDYLGRPVSQSDPDAGSTPAGSPTLYDAAGNVLQSTDPAGHTTSFVYDALNRKTAQYGVPLSGQPTATPTATWVYDNSDNAVPGMAYPVGHVTTETSNTPLGAFKTQALGFNIFNEPTGESYTIPGSASVTGSSAIAGTYTYRHSYNPVTGSPKSTLIPAAGGMDAEILTTGYAGYHGIDLPATLGGTHGYTQGVSYTSFGQVAQTVIGSATDKATVSYTYDPHTAKLTDQNVVNTAVSSTPLDDTSYTYDPAGNITSQTGVRNGAATETQCYTYDPLDRLTQAWTTASTAGSCATQPTALNVGSTVKDGVTGSAYWTSWTFDVLGQPKTQTEHALAGGGNDTTTSYTYGGSAASCTTPSTGAHTLASATRTTGTNTGTSTYCYNSLGATTSRTTSAGQQPLAWDNQGRLQTAGTGANATTYYYDASGQVIERADPGTLTLFLPDQQITVTGQTALSAVRTYALPGGGTAVLTNTAYGFELSDQHGSGTVSLDATAKNPSWRQLTPYGAPRGAAAGGSWLDPNGFLGKSLSTNAQLTTVGARQYDTTLGRFISLDPVFEASDPQQLNGYTYGSSNPVVHSDPSGLMAWDAETGIAAGTTGQLQEQINKVTSKPGFQYNQPCTNCKNEPEPQAKAPKPQPKKHCSWYNVACKVQQHADAIIQAVTVIAIVTVIVVAIVAPEVILPMAMAFGESALTTGSLAMASVAAAATGVSTVAAAAGAVGLAATAAVVANVAGAGTAASNKEGGSPAKAGSGPSGGKSAGGKAAAPVHAAEEPAGPGCKSFTPDTPVLMGDGTAKPIGKLQTGDLVEAADPDTGVAQGAHPVTAKWINHDYDLVDLKVNTGVTTTEVIHTTSKHLVWDLTTHAWTKTQDLKPGDVLGTVSGERATVAAVVPRDGDADMFNLTVADLHTFYVLAGATPILVHNCNTSGVYTSSGLTEQELEGAAIQARDDFAKTMGNSSQRQRSTTVTAGYNVETGEYAAGGSSRDGCAEVCVINLLGGDASKIRFTAAVHTRKSMLMEQQPVCVFCEARFSRQAFPNPVTIFKTDIIASLYN; encoded by the coding sequence TTGCGTTCGAGGATTCGGCGGAGAGAGTGGCACTCGGCCCTGGGGCGGATCGCCCTGGTGCTGTCGACGGCGCTGGTCGCGCAGGTGGGCATCAGCACCACCGTGGCGGCGGCCCGGCCTGCGGGCCACGCTCCGGACGCCCAGCTCGGCCGAGTGGTCAAGACCACCTCGCAGAAGCCGAAGTCCGTGCCGCGCGACAAGCCGCTGTCCAGCCGGACCCTGGCCACCCCCAAGTGGCCCGCCGCGTCCGAGGGGTCGCTGTCGCTGACGGGCGGTGACAAGCAGATCGCGGGCGGCAGCCCGGTGTGGGGACGGACGGTGCCCGACGCCAAGGGCGGACCGGCCGGTCCCGCCTCGCTGGGTGTCAAGGTGCTGGACCACAAGGCCGCACAGGCAGCCGGCATCGACGGTGTGATCGCCCAGCTCGCCCCGGGCGACCGGACGAAGGGCAGGACCCAGGTCGGGCTGGACTACTCGTCCTTCGCCGAGGCGTACGGCGGTGACTACGCGTCCCGCCTGCACCTGGTCACGCTGCCCGCCTGCGCGCTGACCACCCCCGAGGTCCCGGACTGCCGGGTGCAGACCCCGGTGCCGACCACCAACGACGTCGAGCACCGGACGCTGTCCGCCACCCTGGAGCTCAACTCCGGTGTGCAGGACGCTGATCAGGTGCCCCAGGCGAAGGGATCGGGCGGCGCCGGCATCCAGCAGGCGTCGTTCACCGCCGCCGCTCCGGCGGGCGTGCAGAGCGCGGGGGCGACCGTGCTCGCCGCGACCGCCGGCACCTCGTCCGGCAACGGCGGCGGCGCCGGCGGCCAGTACGGTGCCACCTCGCTGAGCCCGTCCGGCAGTTGGGCCTCCGGCAGTGCGTCCGGCTCCTTCAACTACAGCTACCCGATCTCGACCCCGCCCGCGGTGTCCGGCCTGGTCCCGAGCCTCAACCTGTCGTACGACTCGGGCAGCGTGGACGGCAAGACCGCCTCCAGCCAGGCGCAGTCCTCGTGGATCGGCGACGGCTGGGCGATGGCGGACTCGTTCATCGAGCAGACCTTCGTCTCCTGCTCGGACTCGCCCGAGGGCATCGCACAGCCGGCCGCCAAGTCGACCGGCGACATGTGCTACAACGGCCCGCTGCTGAGCGTGTCGTTCAACGGCTCGTCCTCCTCGCTGATCTGGGACGCGGCCTCCAGCACCTGGAAGCCCAGTGACGCCAGCGGCCTCGTCGTCTCGCACGTGACCGGTAGCAACAACGGGTCGGGGACGTTCAACACCGACTACTGGACGCTGACGGACCGTTCGGGGACGGTGTACAGCTTCGGGCGCAACCAGCTGCCCGGCTGGTCGTCGGGCAAAGCGGTGACGAACTCGGTGGACTCGGAGCCGGTGTACTCGGCGAACCCGGGCGACCCCTGCTACAACGCGACGTTCGCCAACGCGGTGTGCACGACGGCGTACCGCTGGCACCTGGACTACGTCAAGGACCTGCACGGCAACGCGATGTCGTACTGGTACAAGCAGGACACCAACTACTACGGGCGCAACAACGGTGCCACGATGACGCCGTACGTGCGCGACAGCCACCTCGACCGCATCGACTACGGCTTCACCGACGGCAACGCCTACGGCACGGTCGCGGACAGGGTCTCCTTCACCACCGGGGACCGCTGCGTCACCGGGACCTGCCGGCCGCTGAACGCGGCGAACGCGGCGAACTGGCCGGACGTGCCCTTCGACCTCGTGTGCGCGCAGGGCGCCACCTGCACCACTACCTCGCCGGGCTTCTTCTCCACCGTCCGGCTGACCGGCATCGCCACCTCGCAGTGGAACGGCAGCGCCTACGCGCCGGTGGACACCTGGGCGCTGGCGCAGTCGATCCCGACGACGGGCACGTACAACACCTCGACGCTGTGGCTGGACTCGATCACCCACACCGGCAAGGACACCTCCGCGGGCGGGCCGGAGGTGCCGCTGCCGCCGGTGACGTTCCACGGCGCGATGATGGCCAACCGGGTCGACTACACCACCGGCAACGGCTCGGGGCTCGGCCCGCTGAACCGGTACCGGATCGACCGGATCACCACCGAGACCGGCAGCGCGATCGGCGTCGAGTACACGCTGCCCGACGCCTGCACCCCGGCCGGCATCCAGGGCCTGGACCCGGCGACCAACACCTCCTCGTGCTACCCCGTCAACTGGACGCCGAAGTTCATGACGGACCCGTACACGGACTGGTTCAACAAGTACGTGGTCAAGTCGGTCTCGCAGTCCGACCCCTCGGGCGGCTCGGCGGGCCTGTACACCGCGTACACCTACAAGGGCGGCGGCGCCTGGCACCACGACGACAACGAGGTCGTCAAGGCCAAGTACCGCACCTGGGGCCAGTGGCGCGGCTACGGCGACGTGCAGACCCGCACCGGCCAGGGCGCCGACCCGCTCACCCTCTCCGAGTCCTGGTTCTACCGGGGCATGGACGGCGACTGGCTCTCCCCGACCAGCACCCGCACCGTCAACCTGGCCGACTCCCAGGGCGGCACCCACCGCGACAGCGACCAACTCTCCGGCAACGCCCTGGAATCCACCGCCTACACCTACGACGGCGGGCCGGTCGACCACTCCAGCATCAACTCCTACTGGGTCTCCGCCCCCACCGCCAGCCGCACCCGCACCGGGCTGCCCCCGCTCACCGCCAACGCCACCGGCAAGGTCGAGACCTGGGCCCGCCAGGCCATCACCTCCACCAGCCCCACCACCTGGCGCACCACCGAGACCGACACCAGCTACGACACCGACCCCGCCTCGCCGACCTTCGGCCTGGAGCTGTACACCTACAGCCACGGTGACCTCGCGCTGGCCGGCACCGCGAACTCGCAGGAGACCTGCGCCCGCACCGCCTACGCCCCGGCCAACACCGCGCTCAACCTCAGCGGCCTGGTCGCCGAGAGCGAGACCGACGCCAAGCCCTGCGCCGGCGCCAACCCGGGCGGCGCCAGCGCCCCCACCGACGCCCAGCTCAACAAGCTGACCGCGCCGACCGGCCTCAACCGGGCCACCGACGTCGTCTCGGCCGACCGCACCTTCTACGACAACCCGACGATGGCGGCCACCTGGCCGCAGCCCGCCGCGCCCACGTGGCCGCAGGCCGCCCCCACCAAGGGCGACGTCTCCGTCACCCAGGCCGCGACCGGCTACAGCGGCGGCGCGTTCACCTACCAGACCAAGTCGGCGACCGTCATGGACGCCTACGGCCGGCCCACCGCCTCGTACGATCCGCTCGGCCACAAGACCAGCACCGAGTACACGACCACCCCGTACCTCACCACCACCGGGGCCAAGGCCACCAACGCGCTCGGCCAGACCACCAGCACCACCCTCGCCCCGGCCCGCGCGCTCACGCTGACCGTGACCGACCCCAACGGCATCGTCACCAGCGTCAAGTCCGACGGCATGGGCCGCACCACCGGCGTGTGGCGCAACTCGCGCACCACCGATCAGCCCGCCAACCAGAAGTACAGCTACAGCTTCCCCGCCACCGGGACCACCGCCCCGGTCGTCGTCACCACCCAGGTGATGAACGAGGAGAGCGGCTACTCCCAGGCCACCACCCTGCTGGACGCCATGCTCCGGGTCCGCCAGGTCCAGGGCCAGGCCGTCACCACCGCCAACGGGCGGATCGTCAGCGACACCTTCTACGACTCGCACGGCTGGGCCTACAAGACCTACAGCAACTACCGGGACACCACCGCGAACCCGGGCCCCGACCTGGTCTCCCCGGTCGGCGGCGACGCCAACATCGACCAGCAGACCCTGACCTCCTTCGACGGCCTCGGCCGGCCCAGCGTGGTCAAGACCCTCCAGCAGCAGCAGGTCCGGAGCACCACCTACAGCCAGTACCTCGGCGACCGCGCCGTCGTCGTCCCGCCCACCGGCGGCACCGCCACCGCGACCGTCACCGACGGCCTCGGCCGCGCCGTCGAACTCGACCAGTACGCCACCGCGCCCACCGTCAGCACCGCGGTCACCGGAGGCTTCACCACCGCCACCGCCACCGGCGGCACCACCACCGCCACCCACTACAGCTACGACACGCTCGGCCGCCCGCTCCGGACCACCGACGCCCAGGGCGCGGTCTGGAGCACCGGCTACGACTACCTCGGCCGCCCGGTCAGCCAGAGCGACCCGGACGCCGGATCCACCCCGGCCGGATCCCCGACGCTCTACGACGCCGCGGGCAACGTCCTGCAGTCCACCGACCCGGCCGGGCACACCACGTCCTTCGTCTACGACGCGCTCAACCGGAAGACCGCGCAGTACGGCGTCCCGCTCAGCGGCCAGCCCACGGCCACCCCGACCGCCACCTGGGTCTACGACAACAGCGACAACGCCGTCCCCGGCATGGCCTACCCCGTCGGCCACGTCACCACCGAGACCTCGAACACCCCGCTGGGCGCCTTCAAGACCCAGGCGCTGGGCTTCAACATCTTCAACGAGCCGACCGGCGAGAGCTACACCATCCCCGGCAGCGCCTCCGTCACCGGCAGCTCGGCGATCGCCGGGACCTACACCTACCGGCACAGCTACAACCCGGTCACCGGCTCGCCGAAGTCCACGCTGATCCCGGCCGCCGGCGGCATGGACGCAGAGATCCTGACCACCGGCTACGCCGGCTACCACGGCATCGACCTGCCCGCCACGCTCGGCGGCACCCACGGCTACACCCAGGGCGTCAGCTACACCTCCTTCGGCCAGGTCGCCCAGACCGTGATCGGCTCGGCCACCGACAAGGCCACGGTCTCGTACACCTACGACCCGCACACCGCCAAGCTCACCGACCAGAACGTCGTCAACACCGCCGTCTCCAGCACCCCGCTGGACGACACCAGCTACACCTACGACCCGGCCGGCAACATCACCTCGCAGACCGGCGTCCGCAACGGCGCCGCGACCGAGACCCAGTGCTACACCTACGACCCGCTCGACCGCCTCACCCAGGCCTGGACCACCGCGAGCACCGCCGGCTCCTGCGCCACCCAGCCCACCGCGCTGAACGTCGGCAGCACCGTCAAGGACGGCGTCACCGGCAGTGCCTACTGGACGAGTTGGACCTTCGACGTCCTCGGCCAGCCCAAGACCCAGACCGAACACGCCCTGGCCGGCGGCGGCAACGACACCACCACCAGCTACACCTACGGCGGCAGCGCCGCGAGCTGCACCACCCCCAGCACCGGCGCCCACACCCTGGCCAGTGCCACCCGCACCACCGGTACCAACACCGGCACCAGCACCTACTGCTACAACTCGCTCGGAGCCACCACCTCCCGCACCACCAGCGCCGGCCAGCAACCCCTCGCCTGGGACAACCAGGGCCGCCTGCAGACGGCCGGTACCGGCGCCAACGCCACCACCTACTACTACGACGCCTCCGGCCAGGTCATCGAGCGCGCCGACCCCGGCACCCTCACCCTCTTCCTCCCCGACCAGCAGATCACCGTCACCGGACAGACCGCCCTCAGCGCCGTCCGCACCTACGCCCTCCCCGGCGGCGGCACCGCCGTCCTCACCAACACCGCCTACGGCTTCGAACTCTCCGACCAGCACGGCAGCGGCACCGTCAGCCTCGACGCCACCGCCAAGAACCCGTCCTGGCGCCAGCTCACCCCCTACGGCGCCCCGCGCGGCGCCGCCGCCGGCGGCTCCTGGCTCGACCCGAACGGCTTCCTCGGCAAGTCACTCAGCACCAACGCCCAACTCACCACCGTCGGCGCCCGCCAGTACGACACCACCCTCGGCCGCTTCATCAGCCTCGACCCGGTCTTCGAAGCCTCCGACCCCCAGCAGCTCAACGGCTACACCTACGGCTCCAGCAACCCGGTCGTCCACAGCGACCCCAGCGGCCTGATGGCCTGGGACGCCGAGACCGGCATCGCCGCCGGCACCACCGGCCAGCTCCAGGAGCAGATCAACAAGGTCACCAGCAAGCCCGGCTTCCAGTACAACCAGCCCTGCACCAACTGCAAGAACGAACCGGAACCCCAGGCGAAGGCCCCCAAGCCCCAGCCCAAGAAGCACTGCTCCTGGTACAACGTCGCCTGCAAGGTCCAGCAGCACGCCGACGCGATCATCCAGGCCGTCACCGTCATCGCGATCGTCACCGTCATCGTGGTCGCGATCGTCGCCCCCGAGGTCATCCTCCCGATGGCCATGGCCTTCGGCGAGTCCGCCCTCACCACCGGCTCACTCGCCATGGCCTCCGTCGCCGCCGCGGCCACCGGTGTCAGCACAGTGGCTGCGGCAGCCGGAGCCGTCGGACTGGCCGCGACAGCGGCCGTGGTCGCCAATGTGGCGGGAGCCGGGACCGCAGCCTCCAACAAGGAGGGCGGAAGTCCGGCCAAGGCGGGCTCCGGCCCGTCCGGCGGCAAGAGCGCGGGCGGTAAGGCGGCGGCTCCTGTTCATGCAGCGGAAGAGCCGGCGGGCCCCGGCTGCAAGAGCTTCACCCCGGACACCCCAGTGCTTATGGGGGACGGTACGGCGAAGCCCATCGGCAAGCTCCAGACCGGTGACCTCGTTGAAGCCGCCGACCCCGACACCGGTGTCGCCCAGGGCGCCCATCCGGTCACCGCGAAGTGGATCAACCACGACTACGACCTCGTCGATCTCAAGGTCAACACCGGAGTCACCACTACCGAGGTCATCCACACCACCTCGAAGCACCTCGTCTGGGACCTCACCACCCACGCCTGGACGAAGACCCAGGACCTCAAGCCGGGCGACGTCCTCGGTACGGTCTCGGGCGAGCGGGCGACGGTTGCGGCCGTCGTCCCCCGCGATGGCGACGCTGACATGTTCAACCTGACCGTCGCCGACCTCCACACGTTCTACGTGCTGGCCGGGGCCACCCCGATCCTCGTCCACAACTGCAACACGAGCGGTGTCTACACATCCTCCGGATTGACCGAGCAGGAACTGGAGGGTGCGGCGATCCAGGCGCGTGATGACTTCGCGAAGACGATGGGCAACTCCTCCCAGCGGCAGCGTTCGACCACCGTCACCGCGGGCTACAACGTCGAGACCGGCGAGTACGCTGCCGGTGGGTCTTCGAGGGATGGGTGCGCGGAGGTCTGCGTCATCAACCTCCTCGGCGGGGACGCCAGCAAGATCCGTTTTACGGCGGCGGTCCACACGCGCAAGAGCATGCTGATGGAGCAGCAACCGGTCTGTGTCTTCTGTGAGGCGAGGTTCAGTCGGCAAGCGTTCCCGAATCCCGTCACCATATTCAAGACGGACATAATTGCGTCTCTTTATAATTGA
- a CDS encoding HAD family hydrolase: MRTHIVWDWNGTLLSDMAAVVGASNAAFATVGIAPMTLEEYRAQYEIPIPRFYERLMGRMPSQAEWLALDDAFHVKYTELFAGCGLTPGVEALLEGWTAAGRSQSVLSMYEHEKLVPVVDAFGLTRHFVRVDGRRGAAGGRKAGELAGHLDALGDGIDRGRTVLIGDAADDAEAALAAGIKSVLYTGGSHTREKLVHLGVPVVDSLAEAVAVAEELAG, translated from the coding sequence GTGCGTACACACATAGTCTGGGACTGGAACGGCACCCTGCTGTCGGACATGGCGGCGGTGGTCGGTGCGAGCAACGCCGCCTTCGCGACGGTCGGGATCGCGCCGATGACGCTGGAGGAGTACCGGGCGCAGTACGAGATCCCGATCCCGCGGTTCTACGAGCGGTTGATGGGGCGGATGCCGAGCCAGGCCGAGTGGCTGGCGCTGGACGACGCGTTCCACGTCAAGTACACGGAGCTGTTCGCGGGTTGCGGGCTGACGCCGGGTGTCGAGGCGCTGCTGGAGGGGTGGACGGCGGCCGGGCGGAGCCAGTCGGTGCTGTCGATGTACGAGCACGAGAAGCTGGTGCCGGTGGTGGACGCGTTCGGGCTGACCCGGCACTTCGTGCGGGTGGACGGGCGGCGCGGGGCGGCCGGCGGGCGCAAGGCCGGGGAGCTGGCCGGGCACCTGGACGCGCTGGGCGACGGGATCGACCGCGGGCGGACGGTGCTGATCGGGGACGCCGCGGACGACGCCGAGGCGGCGCTGGCCGCGGGCATCAAGTCGGTGCTGTACACCGGGGGTTCGCACACCCGGGAGAAGCTGGTGCACCTCGGCGTGCCGGTGGTCGACTCGCTCGCGGAGGCCGTCGCGGTGGCGGAGGAACTCGCCGGGTAG
- a CDS encoding aldehyde dehydrogenase family protein encodes MDAVTNVPPPVAEPPRAYAPGSAERARLVRRLDELAGRHTSLPMVIGGERRLGGGERTELVQPHHHAARLGVLGNATAADVRAAVDAALAAGEEWRRLAFDDRAAVFLRAADLLAGPWRETLVAATMLGQSKAVRPAETDAACALADRWRGDVHAARLLLAEQPSSGPGGWDRADHRPLEGFVCAITPSDSTADAGSLPTGPALLGNTVVWKPAPAQTLAAHLTMLLLEEAGLPPGVVNLVTGDGQAVAEVALRDPALAGLHFAGSAAAFRRLWREVGVNVARYRSHPRLAGATGGGDFLLAHPSAEPAAVRTALVRGAFGYQGQGRSALSRAYLPRGLWRRIRDDLLGEVDELPVGDVTDLSNFMGALIDERAFSAAVDAIGRAEADPAVQLLAGGQYDGAIGWFVRPTVLLGGTDRYGGCAGPLLAVRVYEDARWEEALELVAADAPDARPAGAVFVRERSALAGAVERLRFAAGDLRVNGEPSGGGAAAPDPARWTSTRSIRETFTPPTDYVHPHMEWSPE; translated from the coding sequence ATCGACGCGGTCACCAACGTCCCCCCGCCCGTCGCCGAGCCGCCCCGCGCGTACGCGCCGGGCAGCGCCGAACGGGCCCGGCTGGTGCGGAGACTGGACGAGCTGGCCGGGCGGCACACCTCGCTGCCGATGGTGATCGGCGGGGAGCGCCGGCTGGGCGGCGGCGAGCGCACCGAGCTGGTGCAGCCGCACCACCACGCGGCGAGGCTCGGCGTGCTGGGCAACGCGACGGCCGCTGACGTGCGGGCCGCGGTGGACGCGGCGCTGGCGGCGGGGGAGGAGTGGCGGCGGCTCGCGTTCGACGACCGGGCGGCGGTGTTCCTGCGGGCCGCGGACCTGCTGGCCGGGCCGTGGCGGGAGACCCTGGTGGCCGCGACCATGCTGGGGCAGTCGAAGGCGGTGCGGCCGGCGGAGACCGACGCGGCGTGCGCGCTGGCCGACCGCTGGCGCGGCGACGTGCACGCGGCCCGGCTGCTGCTGGCCGAGCAGCCGTCCTCGGGGCCGGGCGGGTGGGACCGGGCCGACCACCGTCCGCTGGAGGGCTTCGTCTGCGCGATCACCCCGTCCGACTCCACGGCGGATGCCGGGAGCCTGCCGACCGGGCCCGCGCTGCTGGGCAACACCGTGGTGTGGAAGCCCGCGCCCGCCCAGACCCTGGCCGCGCACCTGACGATGCTGCTGCTGGAGGAGGCGGGGCTGCCGCCGGGGGTGGTCAACCTGGTCACCGGTGACGGGCAGGCGGTCGCCGAGGTGGCGCTGCGCGATCCGGCGCTGGCCGGGCTGCACTTCGCGGGTTCGGCCGCGGCGTTCCGGCGGCTGTGGCGGGAGGTCGGGGTGAACGTCGCCCGCTACCGCAGCCACCCGCGGCTGGCCGGTGCGACCGGCGGCGGGGACTTCCTGCTCGCCCACCCGTCGGCGGAGCCGGCGGCGGTGCGCACCGCGCTGGTCCGCGGCGCCTTCGGGTACCAGGGCCAGGGGCGTTCGGCGCTGTCGCGGGCGTACCTGCCGCGCGGCCTGTGGCGGCGGATCCGGGACGACCTGCTGGGCGAGGTGGACGAGCTGCCCGTCGGCGACGTCACCGACCTGAGCAACTTCATGGGCGCGCTGATCGACGAGCGGGCGTTCAGCGCCGCGGTCGACGCGATCGGGCGGGCCGAGGCCGACCCGGCGGTGCAGCTGCTGGCGGGCGGCCAGTACGACGGCGCGATCGGCTGGTTTGTCCGGCCCACCGTGCTGCTCGGCGGCACCGACCGGTACGGCGGGTGCGCGGGGCCGCTGCTCGCGGTGCGGGTGTACGAGGACGCCCGCTGGGAGGAGGCGCTGGAGCTGGTGGCCGCCGACGCCCCGGACGCCCGTCCGGCCGGTGCGGTGTTCGTGCGGGAGCGGTCGGCGCTGGCCGGGGCGGTGGAGCGGCTGCG